A window from Streptomyces subrutilus encodes these proteins:
- a CDS encoding DUF6207 family protein, whose product MTTIDTFLARSLLLKNPQIPPDVVAYDDTARPAPTWQDALPGATRGHGTADHTAASHLRSLCDVVVARSTPEQITDFITEQLPAPHGAWILGCLLHLADAEDGARFWWQYAAGAGVAAASYCLALHHRAGGDRHAAAFWHDQADADRSGIGTCLRILDRLAAGGRSRRTEAAIAVMSYIAEAVTDGYLRYPEYEIPLPGPYFAECIQIILNVKTTGHRTAHPAEPAIGLPARPPSDAGAPAATGSGRPCGEGAERPNRVLVELAATDEEAALAFPEAVAACWQSVTVDRATANRGEEQSEGRWLYYLDRVPAA is encoded by the coding sequence GTGACCACGATCGACACCTTCCTCGCCCGTTCCCTCCTGCTCAAGAACCCGCAGATCCCGCCGGACGTCGTCGCCTACGACGACACCGCCCGGCCCGCCCCCACGTGGCAGGACGCCCTGCCGGGGGCGACCCGGGGCCACGGGACGGCCGACCACACCGCGGCGTCGCACCTGCGCTCCCTGTGCGACGTGGTCGTCGCCCGGTCCACTCCCGAACAGATCACCGACTTCATCACCGAGCAGCTCCCCGCCCCCCACGGAGCCTGGATCCTGGGCTGCCTGCTCCACCTCGCCGACGCCGAGGACGGCGCGCGCTTCTGGTGGCAGTACGCGGCCGGGGCCGGAGTCGCCGCGGCCTCCTACTGCCTCGCCCTGCACCACCGGGCCGGGGGCGACCGCCACGCGGCCGCCTTCTGGCACGACCAGGCCGACGCCGACCGCTCGGGCATCGGCACCTGCCTGCGCATCCTCGACCGCCTCGCGGCCGGCGGCAGATCGCGTCGCACCGAGGCCGCCATCGCCGTCATGAGCTACATCGCCGAGGCCGTCACCGACGGCTACCTCCGGTACCCGGAGTACGAGATCCCGCTGCCGGGGCCGTACTTCGCCGAATGCATCCAGATCATCCTCAACGTGAAGACGACCGGGCACCGCACCGCGCACCCGGCGGAACCGGCCATCGGCCTGCCGGCCCGCCCGCCGTCCGACGCGGGCGCCCCGGCCGCCACCGGATCCGGGCGGCCGTGCGGCGAGGGGGCGGAACGCCCGAACCGCGTCCTGGTCGAGCTCGCGGCCACCGACGAGGAAGCGGCCCTGGCGTTCCCGGAGGCGGTCGCCGCCTGCTGGCAGAGCGTCACCGTCGACCGCGCCACCGCGAACCGCGGGGAGGAGCAGTCGGAGGGGCGGTGGCTCTACTACCTCGACCGGGTACCCGCGGCCTGA
- a CDS encoding glycoside hydrolase family 26 protein: MSRWSRRLVSACAGAVAVCLLAGCGLGAPPGGSSGPGSAAGTEVAVGAYLHYGSPGVTRMEELSRWLGGTELRAGHTYLPGDTWANIEGAPDSLRSWARWRRAKADRLFVLNVPMQERNEAGLADGPVAELIRSGARGGHDHHYRRLAGRLVALGLPDTVIVLGWEMNGFNYSHRCRPDPANWKRYWRRIVAAMRSVEGQRFRFDFAPNRGRDAVAWPACYPGDDVVDLIGMDTYDQPPGRDFDEQVTQPYGLQQQVDFAKAHGKRISYPEWGLFRNGDNPEYMRRMLAWISAHAPLYHSITDYCPHGVWQCGRNPRSAQVFREHFADRADPDRDS, from the coding sequence ATGTCCCGATGGAGCCGCCGGCTGGTGAGCGCGTGCGCGGGTGCGGTCGCCGTCTGCCTGCTCGCCGGATGCGGTCTCGGCGCACCGCCCGGGGGTTCGAGCGGTCCCGGCAGCGCCGCCGGGACCGAGGTCGCCGTCGGCGCCTACCTGCACTACGGCTCGCCCGGCGTCACGAGGATGGAGGAGCTCTCGCGCTGGCTCGGGGGCACCGAGCTGCGGGCCGGGCACACCTATCTGCCCGGTGACACCTGGGCCAACATCGAGGGAGCACCCGATTCGCTGCGCAGTTGGGCGCGGTGGCGCAGGGCGAAGGCCGACCGGCTGTTCGTCCTGAACGTGCCCATGCAGGAGCGCAACGAGGCGGGCCTCGCCGACGGCCCGGTCGCCGAGCTGATCCGCTCCGGCGCGCGCGGTGGGCACGACCACCACTACCGAAGGCTGGCCGGCCGCCTGGTCGCGCTCGGGCTGCCGGACACGGTGATCGTCCTCGGCTGGGAGATGAACGGCTTCAACTACTCCCACCGCTGCCGGCCGGACCCCGCGAACTGGAAGCGGTACTGGCGGCGCATCGTGGCCGCCATGCGCTCCGTGGAGGGCCAGCGGTTCCGGTTCGACTTCGCCCCCAACCGCGGCCGTGACGCGGTCGCCTGGCCCGCGTGCTATCCCGGCGACGACGTGGTCGACCTCATCGGCATGGACACCTACGACCAGCCACCCGGCCGTGACTTCGACGAACAGGTCACCCAGCCCTACGGTCTCCAGCAGCAGGTCGACTTCGCGAAGGCGCACGGCAAGCGGATCTCGTACCCCGAATGGGGGCTGTTCCGCAACGGCGACAACCCGGAGTACATGCGCCGGATGCTGGCCTGGATCTCGGCCCACGCGCCGCTCTACCACAGCATCACCGACTACTGCCCGCACGGCGTGTGGCAGTGCGGCCGCAACCCGCGCTCCGCGCAGGTGTTCCGGGAGCACTTCGCCGACCGGGCCGACCCCGATCGCGACTCCTGA
- a CDS encoding DUF4236 domain-containing protein yields MPLTFRKSFRILPGVRLNINRKSWSITTGGGKHGPRHTHSSTGRRTTSVDLPGPFGWRKTTRG; encoded by the coding sequence ATGCCGCTGACATTCCGCAAGAGCTTCAGGATCCTGCCCGGCGTCCGGCTCAACATCAACCGCAAGTCGTGGTCGATCACCACCGGCGGCGGCAAGCACGGCCCCCGCCACACCCACAGCAGCACCGGCCGCCGCACCACCTCGGTGGACCTGCCCGGGCCCTTCGGCTGGCGCAAGACCACCCGCGGCTGA